One segment of Geitlerinema sp. PCC 9228 DNA contains the following:
- a CDS encoding thioesterase family protein, whose amino-acid sequence MSEDKLAHFPPVQQREPKHNERNSPSWFEYPVKAHPHHTDYAGVVWHGAYIAWMEEARVEYLSAIGIEYTDLVNSGCNLPVVDLSVRYHKPMYMGMTAVVKSRMQSMEGVKLVWEYEIADPQSHEVFVTGQVTLVPVDAEKGKILRRLPPVLKNAIAKL is encoded by the coding sequence ATGAGCGAAGACAAACTAGCTCATTTTCCACCGGTGCAACAACGCGAACCCAAACACAACGAGCGCAATTCTCCTAGCTGGTTTGAATACCCAGTCAAAGCCCATCCCCACCATACGGACTATGCCGGGGTAGTTTGGCATGGTGCTTATATTGCTTGGATGGAAGAAGCGAGGGTGGAATATCTCAGTGCCATTGGCATTGAATATACCGATTTGGTGAATTCGGGATGCAATTTGCCGGTGGTGGATTTATCGGTACGTTACCACAAACCCATGTACATGGGCATGACAGCGGTGGTCAAAAGCCGCATGCAATCGATGGAAGGGGTGAAGCTGGTTTGGGAATACGAAATTGCCGATCCTCAAAGTCACGAAGTATTTGTTACTGGTCAGGTGACGTTGGTGCCAGTAGATGCGGAGAAAGGCAAGATTCTGCGTCGTTTGCCGCCGGTGTTGAAAAATGCGATCGCGAAATTATAG
- a CDS encoding FAD-dependent oxidoreductase has translation MSKVAIAGAGWAGLGAAYHLAKQGYDVTLLEAGAYPGGLVAGWKTAQGKPVEAGIHGFWYPYANIFSLVRELGLQPFTPWTRSAQYSPAGLEVESPIFQDLPWLPTPLGTFVYTQFRRLPLSDRLSALPLLQAILDFDNSHEAWQRYDLVSARELFKQYGVTHRLYKEAFEPMLLVGLFAPGEQCSAAATLGMLYYFILAHQPNFDVVWCRGTVGEQIFRPWLQQMEALGVTVRTNCPVRDVQMNEYGQATGVICGDGEVISANAVIFSVGVTGMQKIVAGSENLRKYGDFCQLRNLSALDVLATRLWFDRKISIPRASNAAFGFDNTTGWTFFDLNALHDEFREAPGTVVEADFYHANQFLPMTDEDIIQRVQQYLATCIPEFTEAEIVDSSVIRLPNAVTHFFPGSYQFMMPATTSIPNVFLSGDWIVSRHGSWSQEKAYVTGLEAANWVIDRLQKGEKAKILPVEADEPHVWLGRSLTRMAQSWGNWLGENSWFS, from the coding sequence ATGAGCAAGGTAGCGATCGCGGGTGCTGGTTGGGCAGGATTGGGGGCTGCCTACCACCTCGCCAAACAAGGTTATGATGTGACCCTTTTAGAAGCCGGTGCCTATCCCGGCGGTCTGGTGGCTGGTTGGAAAACCGCCCAAGGAAAACCCGTAGAAGCAGGAATTCACGGATTTTGGTATCCCTACGCCAATATTTTTTCTCTGGTACGAGAGTTGGGGTTGCAGCCGTTTACCCCTTGGACCAGGTCGGCACAATATTCTCCCGCCGGTCTGGAGGTGGAATCCCCCATTTTCCAGGATTTGCCTTGGCTGCCCACGCCGTTGGGAACTTTTGTTTACACCCAATTTCGTCGCCTGCCGTTAAGCGATCGCCTTTCTGCTTTACCGTTATTGCAGGCTATCTTAGATTTTGACAATTCCCACGAAGCTTGGCAACGCTACGATTTGGTAAGCGCCCGGGAACTGTTTAAACAGTACGGCGTCACCCATCGCCTGTACAAAGAAGCCTTTGAACCCATGTTGCTGGTGGGATTGTTTGCCCCGGGAGAACAGTGTTCTGCTGCCGCTACCCTGGGCATGCTGTATTATTTTATCCTGGCGCACCAACCCAATTTTGATGTGGTTTGGTGTCGCGGCACGGTGGGAGAACAAATTTTTCGCCCCTGGCTGCAGCAAATGGAAGCTTTGGGCGTCACCGTACGCACCAACTGCCCGGTTCGCGATGTACAAATGAACGAATACGGTCAAGCCACCGGTGTGATTTGCGGCGATGGTGAGGTAATTTCTGCCAATGCAGTTATTTTTTCTGTAGGCGTTACTGGGATGCAAAAAATTGTGGCTGGCAGCGAGAATTTGCGGAAATATGGCGATTTTTGCCAGTTGCGCAATTTATCCGCTCTTGATGTTCTGGCTACGCGGTTGTGGTTCGACCGCAAAATTTCCATTCCCAGAGCTTCCAACGCTGCTTTTGGCTTTGACAACACCACTGGTTGGACGTTTTTCGATCTAAATGCTTTGCACGATGAGTTCCGCGAGGCACCAGGTACGGTAGTGGAAGCGGATTTTTATCACGCCAATCAGTTTTTGCCCATGACCGATGAAGATATTATTCAGCGCGTGCAGCAATATTTAGCGACCTGCATACCCGAGTTTACCGAAGCTGAGATTGTAGATAGCAGCGTCATTCGCCTGCCCAATGCAGTGACCCACTTTTTTCCCGGAAGCTATCAGTTCATGATGCCGGCAACGACAAGCATTCCCAATGTTTTTCTGAGTGGGGATTGGATTGTCAGCCGCCACGGTTCTTGGTCCCAGGAAAAGGCTTACGTTACAGGATTGGAAGCCGCTAATTGGGTGATAGACCGCTTGCAGAAGGGAGAAAAAGCCAAAATTC